Part of the Borrelia hispanica CRI genome is shown below.
CCTCCCTTTGCCATCGCTCTTAATGCTATTCCTCCTGCTATAATCGCATCTCTAGCATTATTAGCATTAGCACCGTTATTATTAGCAACAGCATTGTTATGTTTCGCTAATTTAGCTGATTCACCATCATCACCTTTTGCAATAGCTTGCAATATGTCAGCACCAGTTACAGCCCCAACAGCCTTTACTGCATCTCTTGCTGCTTTTGCTGCATCAGCAGCAGCACCTGCATTATTATTAGCAAACAATTTCCTTGCATCACCATCAACACCAGCACCAGCATCACCCCTTGCAGCACCAGCAGTACCATCATCTTTAACAGGACCGTTATCATTTCCAGCTTCTGCGTTTCCTTCCTTAAGTACTACACTTACAATTTTTTTGATTCCCTCACTAAGAGACTTAACCGCATCAGCACCAGCTCCAGCTCCAGCTCCAGGTTCAGCAACATTACCAATTGCTTCAACACCATCAGCTCCTTTTAAAGCCTCACTTGCACCGTCAATTATCTTATCAAATGTTTCACTAACTAATTTCTTCACTACACTCTCTACTTCAACAGCATGAGGATTCCCTCCTTTCTTCATATCATCAACAATTTGTTCAAGCTTATCCTTGGTACCTTGCACAGTACCCTGAACCCTCTTAAAATAATTCCCTACATCTGACTTCTTTGAATTAACATTCAATCCCAATACACTCCCTACCATATCCCCAAATGAAGTGAAAACATTCAAAAATTCATTACTCACATTAACTAATGACTGCAAAAATTTATTCTTTCCTTCCTCTCCTCCCGCAACTCCCCCACTATTACATCCCATCACCACCATCACTACCATCACCATTATTCCTTTTACTATTCTTTTACTTCCCTTCTCTCTTCCCTTCTCTCTTCCCTTCTCTCTATACTCGCTTATACACTCTTCTATATTTCCTATTCCTTTCTTCTCTTTCATTCCTTTCCTTCGCCTCCTTGTTTTTTTTACTTGCATCCTACTTCTACCTATAAAAACTAATAAGCAACAAACAAATGAATAATGAAAAACAAATGACAACAAAATAATAAATATTTATTTAACATAATAAAAAAAAGATACTAAGCATCTAACTCTTAGTATCTTACCGTTATAATTTTATTTATCTTATTTTATTATTTAGTCATATCATTATTATTAGACTATTAGTTTTTAGCACCAGAAGCATCCTTATCAGACACAACAGGAGTAGCATTAGAATTAATTCTCATAGAATCCTTAACATTCTTAAGCCCCAAGTCTATTGTTTTCCTTATTGCCACTGTCAATGTATCTAACGCCTTAGTTACTGCACTTACAACCGTATTTTTACTCCAGTATTATATTCAGCAACAGCCGCACTAGGACCAGCAAATTTACCATTCTTAGCTATAGCTCTTAATGCTATTCCCCCTGCTATTACCGCATCTTTAGGAGCAGCGCCAGGATTCTTAGCAGTAGCTAATTTAGAAGCGTCACCAGCAGCCTCAACAATAGCCTCTAATATATCTGCTCCTCTTACTCCTCCTACTGCTTTTGCTGCATCTGTTGCTACTTTCTTTGCATTAGCTTGCTCACCTGCATTGTCACTAGAAAACAACTTCCCTGCTTCTCCATCCCCAGCATTAGCATTTCTTGCAACACCATCACTAGCCTTATTAGAATCCCCTGCATCGGCCTTCCCTACACCTTTAAGTACTACTTCTATTATTCCTTTAATTCCTTTCACTATCTTCTCAACCTCATCACCTGCAACACCACCAGAACCAACAGCAGCTACATTACCAAGTAGTTCATAACCTGCAATATCAATAGCCTCACTTGCCTCCTTTGCTCCAGCTATTATCTTATCAAGTGTCTCACTAACCAATTTCTTTACTTCACTCTCTACTCCTGCCGCATTCGGATTCTTTTCTACCTTCATTTCAGCAACAATTTTATTAAGTCCATCCTTTATCCCTTGCACAGTACCCTGCACTCTCTTAAAATATTTCCCTACGTCCGATTTCTTACTCTCAACACTCAACCCCAATACGCTCCCTACCATTTCCCCAAATGAAGTGAAAACATTCAAAAATTCATTACTCACATTAACTAATGACTGCAAAAATTTATTCTTTGATTTCTCTTATTTCAATCAATAATAGTCGAAAGATTTATTCTTATATAATTTAAATTTACTATACCACTTTTTACTAATCCCAACATTGTACATCAAAAATTCTTCATCTTCAAAAACATCAAGAAGAAAAAAATAATAATAATCATTTTCATAAAAAATCAAAAATATTATTTTATTGGAAATTAAAATATAAAATTAGATCCTGACTAAATATTCTACATAGAACACTTAATCAAGATCTAAAGCTTTGCAAGTATGATCACAAACAAGGTAGTCCTAAAATGATAGCACTACTAATGTTAGGTAGGGTACAATAAATTAAAAATAAAATCAACCATTATACTATTCAAATAAAAATAATATACATAGTTTCCCTAAATTTACTCAATTAATACAAAAAACTTAATTACTATAAAAATAATAATGATTATAATAATTAATTAAGCTAGCAATGCAATAATATTTAACATTCTGTTTTTTACAATAAGTCTCTATAGCAAGATTATGCTATTACTTTTTATTTATTTTTTCAAAATTTCATTATCATTTTGCATATACTTAAAGAAATTGAATTATAAATTAAATGGACATTTTTTGAAATTTTAATTTCGCAAGTTATATATTTTTAAAGTTCATATTTATTATTCCAATAATTCTTTTAATCACAAAATCATAATTATTTGATATGAAATTAAACCTGCAAATTTTTCACTAAACCCTTTTTACGAGTCCATTTATTAAGTTGTTTATTCTACAAACTATATACAATAAATGAGAAATGAGTCATAAACATTCTTTATTAGTGATGTTCCAAATCTTTAAATTTATGCATAAACTCTTCTAGCAATTTTTTTTCATCTTTAAATAATGTATCCATTAAAAAACTGGCAAACTTAACATTTTGTCTATAAAAATCATAACTTTCTTGACTTTTAAAATGAAATTTTAAAGATTTTAGCCCACGATGTCTTGATTTTTTTATTTTCACACCTTCCTTTATTCTTATCAATGATAAAACTTCTCTGAAACCGTTTTCCAATACATATTGTTCTTCAAGTAATCCTTTTTCTATCGCTGTTGCTATTTTTAAATAATTATATGCCTGAGATTTTGCTACTTTATAAGAACCTAAAAATTCACTAAACCTTTTATAACCATCTAATTTATAATAATCATTGTCTTTAATTTCTTTTAAAATTTTCATTGCTTCCAATTTGTTATAGATATTTTCCTTAAGATTAGACTTTAACTTTAGCTTAAGTTCATTATATCTTTCTTGCCTTCTCTCTTCCGCTGACAAAATTTTATTATTTTTAAATATAATATTCTTATCATTATGCATTATCCTTCTATTAATCTCCATATTGTTAATCCTCTTTTGCAAATGTTTCCAACGGTTGGAAAAATTTATTTTCAATAATTTATTTACAAGTTAACTTATCAATTTGACCTATAAAAGTATGCAATATATTCTCATATTCCTTGATATAATCTTTATTTAAATTAAACTCGCAATTATCCGCTATCTTCTTATTTAAATCCTCTCTTTCAGATATCATGCCTAAAAAATTATCCTTTGATTGCAAAATATCTAAAAGACATTTATGTGTATTATTCCTTTTAAACCTAGTTATAAATATAAAGATAGGTACAAAAATCTCTAGTTCCTTTATAAAAAAATCTAAAACCTCAAAACTTTCAACAGCCCACTTTTCTGCAGTCATTGGTACAATAACATAATTGCTACACACAAGAGCATTTGTCAATGTAAAATCTAAACTAGGATTAGTATCTAATATCACATAATCATAAGCCTTTTCTAACCTTCCTATTTCAAATTTTAATTTGAATTCCTCAAGCATGTATTTAAAAAAATTTCTATTTATTTTATGTAAAGTAACATAACTCGGTATTAAATCTAAATTATTGTCAATATTCACAATTGATTTATTAATATTTAGTTTATCAATTAATACTTCATATATATTTTTATTTACTAAATCTATGGATAATTCTGTTATCTTTCTAAAAAAATAACTAGTGGTAGATGCTTGTGTATCCATATCTACTAAAAGTACTTTATATTTTTGAGACAATAACTTAGATAATATTATTGCACTTGTACTTTTCCCAACGCCACCCTTAATTGAGGCAATAGAAACTATTTTAGGTTTTTTTTTATCCATTTTTCAATAAAACCCCCTTCTGGTAATTTCTTTTCGTAAAATTCATATACTTCTTTTTCTAGGAGCAAAAGTAAATTAACTAGAGATTTATAATATCTCTTATGAATTTTCTCTTTTCTCAATAAATAAGCAAGTCCCCTTAAATAACAAAAAACACTTCCTTTTTTAAATCTAAACTCTATATAATAAATCTTTGAAAAGGTAGATGCTTTCATTACTCCATTTTCTGCATATT
Proteins encoded:
- a CDS encoding variable large family protein, with the protein product MKEKKGIGNIEECISEYREKGREKGREKGSKRIVKGIMVMVVMVVMGCNSGGVAGGEEGKNKFLQSLVNVSNEFLNVFTSFGDMVGSVLGLNVNSKKSDVGNYFKRVQGTVQGTKDKLEQIVDDMKKGGNPHAVEVESVVKKLVSETFDKIIDGASEALKGADGVEAIGNVAEPGAGAGAGADAVKSLSEGIKKIVSVVLKEGNAEAGNDNGPVKDDGTAGAARGDAGAGVDGDARKLFANNNAGAAADAAKAARDAVKAVGAVTGADILQAIAKGDDGESAKLAKHNNAVANNNGANANNARDAIIAGGIALRAMAKGG
- a CDS encoding chromosome replication/partitioning protein; its protein translation is MEINRRIMHNDKNIIFKNNKILSAEERRQERYNELKLKLKSNLKENIYNKLEAMKILKEIKDNDYYKLDGYKRFSEFLGSYKVAKSQAYNYLKIATAIEKGLLEEQYVLENGFREVLSLIRIKEGVKIKKSRHRGLKSLKFHFKSQESYDFYRQNVKFASFLMDTLFKDEKKLLEEFMHKFKDLEHH
- a CDS encoding ParA family protein → MDKKKPKIVSIASIKGGVGKSTSAIILSKLLSQKYKVLLVDMDTQASTTSYFFRKITELSIDLVNKNIYEVLIDKLNINKSIVNIDNNLDLIPSYVTLHKINRNFFKYMLEEFKLKFEIGRLEKAYDYVILDTNPSLDFTLTNALVCSNYVIVPMTAEKWAVESFEVLDFFIKELEIFVPIFIFITRFKRNNTHKCLLDILQSKDNFLGMISEREDLNKKIADNCEFNLNKDYIKEYENILHTFIGQIDKLTCK